In Chelonia mydas isolate rCheMyd1 chromosome 10, rCheMyd1.pri.v2, whole genome shotgun sequence, a single window of DNA contains:
- the FAH gene encoding fumarylacetoacetase, with amino-acid sequence MSFIQIEENSDFPLQNLPYGVFSTEEKPRHRIGVAIGDQVLELSAIKHLFSGPALSKHQDVFDQPTLNDFMGLGHEAWKEARTFLQKLLSASEPTLRDNSELRKRAFVPQASTIMHLPAKIGDYTDFYSSRQHATNVGIMFRGKENALMPNWLHLPVGYHGRASSVVVSGTPIQRPVGQMRPDDAKPPVFGACKLLDIELEMAFFVGPGNELGKPIPVDKAQEHIFGMVLMNDWSARDIQKWEYVPLGPFLGKSFGTTISPWVVTMEALMPFVLPNPVQVPKPLPYLCDEEPYAFDINLFVAIKGEGMSNPATICKSNFKYMYWTMKQQLAHHSINGCNLRPGDLLASGTISGPDPENFGSLLEMSWKGTKVVDLGNGHSRKFLQDGDEVIITGHCQGNGYRVGFGQCSGKVLPAISVP; translated from the exons ATGTCCTTCATCCAGATAGAAGAGAACTCAGATTTCCCTCTTCAGAACCTTCCCTATGGGGTTTTCTCTACAGAGGAGAAG CCTAGGCACAGGATTGGGGTGGCAATTGGAGACCAGGTATTGGAACTGAGTGCTATTAAACATCTGTTTAGTGGACCAGCCCTCTCCAAGCACCAGGATGTCTTTGACCAG CCAACCCTTAATGACTTCATGGGGTTGGGCCATGAAGCTTGGAAGGAAGCTAGAACGTTTCTCCAAAAGCTACTGTCAGCCAGTGAGCCAACACTGAGAGACAACTCTGAGCTACGGAAAAG agCATTTGTACCTCAGGCCTCTACTATAATGCACCTTCCAGCTAAAATCG gAGACTACACTGACTTCTATTCTTCAAGGCAACATGCTACAAATGTTGGGATCATGTtcagagggaaggagaatgctttgATGCCTAACTG GTTGCACTTACCCGTTGGTTACCATGGCCGTGCATCTTCAGTTGTGGTGTCTGGGACACCAATTCAAAGACCAGTAGGGCAGATGCGACCTGACGATG CTAAACCTCCAGTGTTTGGTGCTTGCAAACTTTTGGACATTGAGTTAGAAATG gCGTTCTTTGTAGGCCCCGGAAACGAGCTTGGGAAGCCTATCCCAGTCGACAAAGCTCAGGAGCACATTTTTGGAATGGTCCTTATGAATGACTGGAGTG ctCGTGACATTCAGAAGTGGGAATATGTTCCACTGGGTCCATTTCTGGGCAAGAGCTTTGGCACAACCATCTCTCCATGGGTTGTTACTATGGAAGCTCTCATGCCATTTGTTTTGCCAAACCCAGTCCAG GTTCCCAAGCCACTGCCATACCTCTGTGATGAAGAGCCCTATGCTTTTGACATAAATCTCTTTGTCGCTATCAAAG GAGAAGGAATGAGCAACCCAGCAACAATATGCAAATCAAACTTTAAG TACATGTACTGGACCATGAAACAGCAGCTGGCTCATCACTCCATCAATGGATGCAACCTCAGACCTGGAGATCTCCTGGCATCTGGAACAATCAGTGGACCC GATCCGGAGAACTTTGGTTCCCTGCTGGAGATGTCCTGGAAGGGAACAAAAGTAGTTGACCTTGGGAATGGACATTCTCGTAAATTTCTGCAGGATGGGGATGAAGTCATTATAACAG